The window GATAGGGAAATCGATGTTTGATGGGTCTGAATTGGTATCCACCATTGCAAAGGTTGGGATATTCAATTTCAAAGCTTCAGATACAGCAATGTGCTCTTTCTTAACGTCGATCAGGAATAATGCAGCAGGTAAACGGTTCAGATCAGAGATACCACCTAACAGGGTTTCTAATTTGATACGCTCACGCTGGATCATCAGTCTTTCTTTTTTAGAAAGGTTGCCATAAGTACCGTCTTTAGTCAGCTTATCAATGTTAGACATCTTTTTGATAGACTTGCGTACGGTTGCAAAGTTAGTTAACATACCACCTAACCAACGTTCGGTTACGAAAGGCATATTTACGGTTTTTGCATAATCGGCAACAATATCCTTAGCTTGTTTTTTGGTAGCTACGAATAATACCTTACGGCCTGATTTTACAATTTGTTTTATAGCTGTAGCAGCTTCTTCAACCTTTACTAAGGTTTTATTTAAATCGATAATGTGGATACCGTTACGCTCCATAAAAATGTACTGAGACATTTTTGGATCCCATTTGCGGGTAAGGTGGCCAAAGTGTACACCTGCATCCAGTAAATCCTGATATGTTGTTCTTGCCATTGTTGTTGTCCTCCTAAAATATTAACGTTTACTGAATTGGAATCTCTTACGTGCTTTCTTGCGTCCTGGTTTTTTACGCTCAACCATACGGTCATCGCGGGTCATGATACCTTTAGCACGCAGCGCTGGTTTCTTTTCAGCATCCAGTTCAACAATAGCTTTAGCAATAGCTAAACGAACGGCTTCTGCCTGTCCCTTTACGCCGCCACCTGCAACATTTGCTTTCACATCAAACTGTCCGGTTGAACCAGAAACCTCGGTTGATTGTGTTACAATGTAT of the Mucilaginibacter boryungensis genome contains:
- the rpsI gene encoding 30S ribosomal protein S9, with the protein product MPTTNTSGRRKTAVARIYLTAGSGAITVNGKDYKDYFPTLPLQYIVTQSTEVSGSTGQFDVKANVAGGGVKGQAEAVRLAIAKAIVELDAEKKPALRAKGIMTRDDRMVERKKPGRKKARKRFQFSKR
- the rpsB gene encoding 30S ribosomal protein S2 is translated as MARTTYQDLLDAGVHFGHLTRKWDPKMSQYIFMERNGIHIIDLNKTLVKVEEAATAIKQIVKSGRKVLFVATKKQAKDIVADYAKTVNMPFVTERWLGGMLTNFATVRKSIKKMSNIDKLTKDGTYGNLSKKERLMIQRERIKLETLLGGISDLNRLPAALFLIDVKKEHIAVSEALKLNIPTFAMVDTNSDPSNIDFPIPANDDATKSISLVTGIIIQAIQEGLDERKREKEDEAEKEAVAAKAKADAPEAAASAPAEGGKRKRVAAEAEAAAPAADATEATEE